One segment of Solanum lycopersicum chromosome 1, SLM_r2.1 DNA contains the following:
- the LOC101256524 gene encoding protein WVD2-like 2, which translates to MGRDVTGLRSDKKPTVKPNGVTHGAVHVAPRIAKERVEAKEFEAEDHTANGTHVEEAHEKQDVLSVKSTNCEPGPIEGKITKTEAVKSSDKKLGSPMKPSSDSTAATESPAPPVMNSSGNESENHENTQTVDAGSNCSSKSIDLQSPMTSQKLHQNSPMMTRKLRMQDEDDNWSLASSTAASVRTIRSKVTVPVAPTFKCSERSARRKEYYTKLEEKHKALEAEKQEYAARTKEEEEAAIKQLRKAMSYRANPVPNFYREGPPPKAELKKLPVTRAKSPNLTRRKSCSDAVGASPEEKKASARGRHSIGVYKQGSPTPPTPKSKDRVSGRISNGTPRVKEPTKLVKAKKESSLKEMKETPIKEIKETPIKEIIKEAPIAESNGTPMKETDEALVKVTNVASVKEIKEIPVLEMKESSDTMTEQVSEETAAQS; encoded by the exons ATGGGGAGAGACGTTACAGGTTTACGTTCTGATAAGAAACCTACTGTTAAGCCAAATGGTGTCACCCATGGTGCAGTCCATGTTGCCCCCAGAATTGCCAAGGAAAGGGTTGAAGCAAAGGAGTTTGAGGCAGAGGATCACACTGCAAATGGCACACATGTGGAGGAAGCCCATGAGAAGCAGGATGTACTATCTGTGAAAAGCACTAACTGTGAACCTGGCCCGATTGAGGGAAAAATTACGAAGACTGAGGCTGTGAAGTCCAGTGACAAGAAGTTGGGCTCACCAATGAAACCTTCATCTGATTCTACTGCAGCAACTGAAAGTCCAGCCCCCCCAGTTATGAATTCATCAGGGAATGAAtctgaaaatcatgaaaacactCAGACTGTTGATGCTGGCTCGAATTGTTCATCAAAGTCCATCGATCTGCAGTCTCCTATGACTTCACAAAAATTGCAT CAAAATTCTCCCATGATGACAAGGAAGTTGCGGATGCAGGATGAAGATGATAATTGGTCTTTGGCTTCCTC AACTGCAGCTTCTGTGCGGACAATTAGGTCCAAGGTTACTGTTCCTGTAGCTCCAACATTTAAATGTTCTGAACGCTCAGCGAGACGTAAAGAG TATTACACAAAGTTAGAGGAAAAGCACAAAGCTCTGGAGGCGGAGAAACAAGAATATGCAGCCAGAACAAAG GAAGAGGAAGAGGCAGCAATTAAACAGCTTAGAAAGGCCATGTCCTACAGAGCAAATCCAGTTCCTAATTTTTACCGTGAAGGGCCACCTCCAAAGGCTGAACTTAAGAAG CTACCAGTCACTCGTGCCAAATCACCAAATCTAACCCGTAGAAAGAGCTGTAGTGATGCAGTCGGAGCATCTCCTGAAGAAAAGAAAGCTTCTGCTAGGGGTCGTCACAGCATTGGTGTTTACAAACAAGGCAGTCCTACCCCACCCACCCCCAAAAGCAAAGATCGTGTGAGTGGTCGAATCAGTAATGGAACTCCTAGAGTCAAAGAACCTACAAAGTTGGTGAAAGCAAAAAAGGAATCCTCTTTGAAGGAGATGAAGGAAACACCAATTAAGGAGATAAAGGAAACTCCAATTAAGGAGATAATAAAGGAAGCTCCAATAGCAGAGTCAAATGGAACTCCAATGAAAGAGACAGATGAAGCTCTGGTTAAGGTGACAAACGTTGCTTCTGTCAAGGAGATAAAGGAAATTCCCGTCTTAGAGATGAAGGAGTCTTCTGATACAATGACAGAGCAAGTGTCTGAAGAAACTGCTGCTCAATCATGA
- the LOC101256809 gene encoding pentatricopeptide repeat-containing protein At3g62470, mitochondrial-like gives MAISMRNLEKVAIFKPSEHTIPLLSFKGYQLLNSAATQLSSVDDDQQEASLRGRFRRREQAFCIFGSSLPLSRLFHSFAHCSIHFSHCQVSSLLPHPTLLCFFQEKLSLSNPRRIWPLLPKGCFYVTNSHPDVKFLEFNTKKFSTVQTSLCNSQGKLLFSNSRKISPFSSKGYFYFTGINSNLRLSCRGICSCVDNDGELESDNDVDTESDERVVESKADPKEVERVCKVIDELFSLDRNMEAVLDECGINLSHDLVVDVLERFKHARKPAFRFFCWAAMRPGYAHDSRTYNVMMAILGKTRQFETMVSVLEEMGEKGLLTMEAFLISMKAFAAAKERKKAIGMFELMKKYKFKVGVETINCLLDALGRAKLGKEAQLLFEKLEHRFTPNLQTYTVLLNGWCRVKNLMDAGKVWNEMIDKGFKPDIVAHNTMLEGLLKCKKRSDAITLFEVMKAKGPSPNTRSYTILIRDLCKQGKMDEAVAGFEEMLSSGCEADAATFTCLVTGFGNKKRMDKVFALLTEMKEKGCPPDARLYNALIKLLINRRMPVDAVTLYKKMIRNGIQPTIHTYNMLMKSFFMTKNYDMAHATWEEMSLRGCCPDENSYTVFIGGLIGQGRSMEACKYLEEMIDKGMKAPQLDYNKFAADFSRGGKPDILEELAKRMKFSGKFEVSSLFARWAEMMKSRVKRRDPS, from the coding sequence ATGGCTATTTCCATGAGGAATCTTGAAAAAGTTGCAATCTTTAAGCCTTCTGAGCACACAATTCCACTGCTCAGCTTCAAGGGCTATCAACTCCTCAACAGCGCCGCCACCCAGTTATCCTCTGTTGATGATGACCAACAAGAGGCAAGCCTACGAGGAAGATTTAGAAGAAGAGAGCAAGCCTTCTGTATTTTTGGTAGCTCTCTGCCCTTGTCTCGTTTGTTTCATTCTTTTGCTCATTGTAGTATCCATTTTTCTCATTGTCAAGTTTCATCTCTTTTGCCACACCCCACTTTACTCtgtttttttcaagaaaagttgtCATTGAGTAATCCCAGAAGAATTTGGCCTCTTTTGCCAAAAGGGTGTTTTTATGTTACCAATAGTCACCCAGATGTGAAGTTTTTGGAGTTCAATACTAAGAAATTTAGCACTGTACAAACTTCACTCTGTAATTCTCAAGGGAAGTTGTTATTTAGTAATTCCAGAAAGATTTCGCCTTTTTCGTCAAaaggttatttttattttactggTATTAATTCGAATTTGAGGTTGAGTTGTAGGGGAATTTGTAGTTGTGTAGATAATGATGGTGAGTTAGAAAGTGATAATGATGTTGATACTGAGAGCGATGAGAGGGTGGTGGAGTCGAAGGCGGATCCTAAAGAGGTGGAACGGGTGTGTAAGGTTATTGATGAGTTGTTTTCGTTAGATCGGAATATGGAGGCTGTTTTGGATGAATGTGGGATCAACTTAAGCCATGATTTGGTAGTAGATGTGTTGGAGAGGTTCAAGCATGCTAGAAAACCAGCATTCAGGTTCTTTTGTTGGGCGGCTATGAGGCCAGGGTATGCTCATGATTCAAGAACGTATAATGTAATGATGGCAATACTTGGAAAGACGAGGCAGTTTGAGACTATGGTTTCGGTTCTTGAAGAAATGGGGGAGAAAGGTTTGCTTACAATGGAGGCATTTTTGATCTCCATGAAAGCATTTGCTGCAGCAAAAGAGCGGAAGAAAGCTATTGGGATGTTTGAGTTGATGAAGAAGTATAAGTTTAAAGTTGGGGTGGAGACAATCAATTGTTTACTTGATGCCCTGGGAAGggcaaagcttgggaaagaAGCACAATTATTGTTTGAGAAATTGGAGCATAGATTCACACCAAATTTACAAACATATACGGTTTTGCTCAATGGTTGGTGTAGGGTAAAGAATCTGATGGATGCTGGTAAAGTGTGGAATGAGATGATTGATAAGGGTTTTAAGCCTGATATTGTCGCCCATAACACAATGTTGGAAGGGCTGTTAAAGTGTAAAAAAAGGTCTGATGCGATCACGCTGTTTGAGGTTATGAAAGCAAAGGGTCCATCACCTAATACAAGAAGTTATACGATCTTGATCCGGGATTTGTGTAAGCAGGGTAAGATGGATGAAGCAGTTGCCGGTTTTGAGGAAATGCTTAGCTCTGGATGTGAGGCAGATGCTGCAACGTTTACCTGTTTGGTAACAGGCTTTGGAAACAAAAAGAGGATGGATAAAGTCTTTGCCTTGCTGACGGAGATGAAGGAAAAAGGATGCCCACCTGATGCAAGGCTGTATAATGCACTGATCAAATTGCTAATAAATCGACGAATGCCAGTTGATGCAGTTACTTTGTATAAAAAGATGATCCGAAATGGAATTCAACCTACTATTCACACTTACAATATGTTGATGAAATCATTCTTCATGACAAAGAACTATGACATGGCTCATGCAACTTGGGAGGAAATGAGCCTGAGGGGTTGCTGTCCAGACGAAAATTCTTACACCGTCTTCATTGGAGGGCTTATAGGGCAGGGGCGATCTATGGAGGCTTGTAAATACTTGGaggaaatgatagacaaaggcaTGAAAGCACCTCAACTTGACTACAACAAATTCGCTGCTGATTTTTCTCGGGGTGGTAAGCCTGATATACTGGAGGAGTTGGCTAAGCGAATGAAGTTCTCTGGAAAGTTTGAGGTCTCAAGTCTCTTTGCTAGATGGGCTGAAATGATGAAAAGTAGAGTAAAGCGTAGGGATCCCAGCTGA